Proteins encoded within one genomic window of Balaenoptera ricei isolate mBalRic1 chromosome 10, mBalRic1.hap2, whole genome shotgun sequence:
- the TUBA8 gene encoding tubulin alpha-8 chain isoform X1, protein MLQGSCWPSVSVPGPLPPGVTTAEAAVSGAVGVGRPSRERAGYGSGRDDEVRAGTYRQLFHPEQLITGKEDAANNYARGHYTVGKESIDLVLDRIRKLTDACSGLQGFLIFHSFGGGTGSGFTSLLMERLSLDYGKKSKLEFAIYPAPQVSTAVVEPYNSILTTHTTLEHSDCAFMVDNEAIYDICRRNLDIERPTYTNLNRLISQIVSSITASLRFDGALNVDLTEFQTNLVPYPRIHFPLVTYAPIISAEKAYHEQLSVAEITSSCFEPNSQMVKCDPRHGKYMACCMLYRGDVVPKDVNVAIAAIKTKRTIQFVDWCPTGFKVGINYQPPTVVPGGDLAKVQRAVCMLSNTTAIAEAWARLDHKFDLMYAKRAFVHWYVGEGMEEGEFSEAREDLAALEKDYEEVGTDSFEEENEGEEF, encoded by the exons ATGCTGCAGGGCAGCTGCTGGCCCAGCGTGTCTGTCCCCGGCCCCCTCCCGCCTGGTGTCACAACAGCGGAGGCGGCTGTATCTGGAGCAGTTGGAGTGGGCAGGCCCAGCCGGGAGCGAGCGGGCTACGGGAGCGGCCGCGATG ATGAGGTTCGGGCAGGAACCTACCGCCAGCTGTTCCATCCAGAGCAACTGATCACAGGAAAAGAGGACGCAGCTAACAACTACGCGCGGGGCCACTACACGGTGGGCAAGGAGAGCATCGACCTGGTGCTGGACCGCATTCGCAAGCTG ACAGATGCCTGCTCAGGCCTGCAGGGCTTCCTCATCTTCCACAGCTTCGGGGGCGGCACCGGCTCCGGCTTCACTTCTCTGCTGATGGAGCGCCTCTCCCTGGATTACGGCAAGAAGTCCAAGCTGGAGTTCGCCATCTACCCGGCCCCGCAGGTGTCCACGGCCGTGGTGGAGCCCTACAACTCCATCCTGACCACGCACACGACCCTGGAGCACTCGGACTGCGCCTTCATGGTGGACAACGAGGCCATCTACGACATCTGCCGGCGCAACCTGGACATCGAGCGGCCCACGTACACCAACCTCAACCGCCTCATCAGCCAGATCGTGTCCTCCATCACGGCCTCCCTGCGCTTCGACGGTGCCCTCAATGTGGACCTCACCGAGTTCCAGACCAACCTGGTGCCCTACCCCCGCATCCACTTCCCCCTGGTCACCTACGCGCCCATCATCTCTGCTGAGAAGGCCTACCACGAGCAGCTCTCCGTGGCCGAGATCACCAGCTCCTGCTTCGAGCCCAACAGCCAGATGGTGAAGTGTGACCCCCGTCACGGCAAGTACATGGCCTGCTGCATGCTCTACCGGGGGGACGTGGTGCCCAAGGATGTGAACGTCGCCATTGCCGCCATCAAGACCAAGAGGACCATCCAGTTTGTAGACTGGTGTCCCACAGGCTTCAAG GTGGGCATCAACTACCAGCCCCCCACGGTCGTCCCCGGGGGAGACCTGGCCAAGGTGCAGCGGGCCGTCTGCATGCTGAGCAACACCACGGCCATCGCCGAGGCCTGGGCCCGCCTGGACCACAAGTTCGACCTCATGTACGCCAAGCGCGCCTTCGTGCACTGGTACGTCggagaggggatggaagaaggagAATTTTCCGAGGCCCGGGAGGACCTGGCTGCCCTGGAGAAGGATTATGAGGAAGTGGGGACTGATTCTTTTGAAGAAGAAAACGAAGGGGAGGAATTTTAA
- the TUBA8 gene encoding tubulin alpha-8 chain isoform X2 — translation MRECISVHVGQAGVQIGNACWELFCLEHGIQADGTFGTQASKVQDDDSFTTFFSETGNGKHVPRAVMVDLEPTVVDEVRAGTYRQLFHPEQLITGKEDAANNYARGHYTVGKESIDLVLDRIRKLTDACSGLQGFLIFHSFGGGTGSGFTSLLMERLSLDYGKKSKLEFAIYPAPQVSTAVVEPYNSILTTHTTLEHSDCAFMVDNEAIYDICRRNLDIERPTYTNLNRLISQIVSSITASLRFDGALNVDLTEFQTNLVPYPRIHFPLVTYAPIISAEKAYHEQLSVAEITSSCFEPNSQMVKCDPRHGKYMACCMLYRGDVVPKDVNVAIAAIKTKRTIQFVDWCPTGFKVGINYQPPTVVPGGDLAKVQRAVCMLSNTTAIAEAWARLDHKFDLMYAKRAFVHWYVGEGMEEGEFSEAREDLAALEKDYEEVGTDSFEEENEGEEF, via the exons ATG CGGGAATGCATATCCGTCCACGTGGGCCAAGCAGGGGTCCAGATCGGCAATGCCTGCTGGGAGCTCTTCTGCCTGGAGCACGGCATCCAGGCCGATGGCACTTTTGGCACGCAGGCCAGCAAGGTCCAGGACGACGACTCCTTCACCACCTTCTTCAGCGAGACTGGCAACGGGAAGCACGTGCCCCGGGCCGTCATGGTCGATCTGGAGCCCACTGTGGTGG ATGAGGTTCGGGCAGGAACCTACCGCCAGCTGTTCCATCCAGAGCAACTGATCACAGGAAAAGAGGACGCAGCTAACAACTACGCGCGGGGCCACTACACGGTGGGCAAGGAGAGCATCGACCTGGTGCTGGACCGCATTCGCAAGCTG ACAGATGCCTGCTCAGGCCTGCAGGGCTTCCTCATCTTCCACAGCTTCGGGGGCGGCACCGGCTCCGGCTTCACTTCTCTGCTGATGGAGCGCCTCTCCCTGGATTACGGCAAGAAGTCCAAGCTGGAGTTCGCCATCTACCCGGCCCCGCAGGTGTCCACGGCCGTGGTGGAGCCCTACAACTCCATCCTGACCACGCACACGACCCTGGAGCACTCGGACTGCGCCTTCATGGTGGACAACGAGGCCATCTACGACATCTGCCGGCGCAACCTGGACATCGAGCGGCCCACGTACACCAACCTCAACCGCCTCATCAGCCAGATCGTGTCCTCCATCACGGCCTCCCTGCGCTTCGACGGTGCCCTCAATGTGGACCTCACCGAGTTCCAGACCAACCTGGTGCCCTACCCCCGCATCCACTTCCCCCTGGTCACCTACGCGCCCATCATCTCTGCTGAGAAGGCCTACCACGAGCAGCTCTCCGTGGCCGAGATCACCAGCTCCTGCTTCGAGCCCAACAGCCAGATGGTGAAGTGTGACCCCCGTCACGGCAAGTACATGGCCTGCTGCATGCTCTACCGGGGGGACGTGGTGCCCAAGGATGTGAACGTCGCCATTGCCGCCATCAAGACCAAGAGGACCATCCAGTTTGTAGACTGGTGTCCCACAGGCTTCAAG GTGGGCATCAACTACCAGCCCCCCACGGTCGTCCCCGGGGGAGACCTGGCCAAGGTGCAGCGGGCCGTCTGCATGCTGAGCAACACCACGGCCATCGCCGAGGCCTGGGCCCGCCTGGACCACAAGTTCGACCTCATGTACGCCAAGCGCGCCTTCGTGCACTGGTACGTCggagaggggatggaagaaggagAATTTTCCGAGGCCCGGGAGGACCTGGCTGCCCTGGAGAAGGATTATGAGGAAGTGGGGACTGATTCTTTTGAAGAAGAAAACGAAGGGGAGGAATTTTAA